In Oscillospiraceae bacterium, a genomic segment contains:
- a CDS encoding sugar phosphate isomerase/epimerase family protein — protein sequence MLKFGLITDEVSQDLEVAAQLAAKYGVKGLELRTVWERAPHKLTDRDIKNIKEICKQYGTVVCGLGSPCFKCDLENPVQIEEHIEIFKKSAAAAAEFGVKNIRSFTFWAKNGTFEENFDKVAEKLAMLAELAKTLGVTAVVEQDPSVWGSNGAKVAKFIKAVNSPDLRALWDIGNSVWDPEGEIPYEGMLAVRPYIAHVHIKDGRKKENAIEAVRVGDGIARVRDQLKYLNNTGYDGWAVLETHYRHKKELDEQTLKTPGGSAFSADGYAPTEECLLALGGMEIA from the coding sequence ATGCTGAAATTCGGACTGATCACCGACGAGGTTTCGCAGGATTTGGAGGTCGCCGCGCAGTTGGCGGCGAAATACGGCGTCAAGGGGCTGGAACTGCGCACCGTCTGGGAACGCGCGCCGCACAAACTGACCGACCGCGACATTAAAAACATCAAGGAGATCTGCAAGCAGTACGGCACCGTGGTCTGCGGACTGGGTTCCCCTTGTTTTAAATGCGATTTGGAGAACCCCGTACAGATCGAAGAACATATTGAAATTTTTAAAAAGTCCGCTGCTGCTGCTGCGGAATTCGGCGTGAAAAATATCCGCTCCTTCACTTTTTGGGCCAAAAACGGCACGTTTGAGGAGAATTTCGACAAGGTCGCCGAAAAACTGGCGATGCTTGCGGAACTGGCAAAGACCCTCGGCGTGACTGCCGTAGTCGAGCAGGACCCGTCGGTCTGGGGTTCCAACGGTGCAAAGGTGGCGAAATTTATCAAAGCCGTCAACTCGCCCGACCTCAGGGCGCTGTGGGACATCGGCAACTCGGTATGGGATCCCGAAGGAGAGATTCCGTATGAGGGCATGCTGGCGGTCAGGCCGTATATCGCGCACGTCCATATCAAGGACGGTCGGAAGAAAGAAAACGCCATTGAGGCGGTGCGCGTCGGCGACGGCATTGCAAGAGTCAGAGACCAACTGAAGTATTTAAACAACACCGGTTATGACGGCTGGGCGGTGCTGGAGACACATTACCGCCATAAAAAAGAACTCGACGAACAGACCCTGAAGACCCCGGGCGGCTCGGCATTTTCCGCCGACGGCTACGCGCCGACCGAGGAATGCCTGCTGGCGCTCGGGGGAATGGAAATCGCATGA
- a CDS encoding radical SAM protein, whose protein sequence is MICSECPRNCGAVRTAEAGNGVCGYGTTAHIARAAPHFWEEPCVSGEKGSGTVFFCGCNLGCIFCQNAEISRGANRGKAVTNEQLRQVYLDLIAQGVHNINLVTATHFTGAVIESLKGGLPVPVVYNCGGYEKIETLERLAPYINVWMPDLKYTDAALAAQYSHAPDYPEIAKAAILRMHELVGDYKFGEDGMIQKGVILRHLILPGHLENTYRAIDFIAEHFKPGQVLFSLMAQYTPMPNGGPDRKLTASEYEAAQEYLFQSGIEDGFIQEQDCSGEEFIPDFKEM, encoded by the coding sequence ATGATTTGCAGCGAATGTCCGCGAAACTGCGGCGCTGTCCGCACCGCCGAGGCCGGAAACGGCGTCTGCGGGTACGGCACGACGGCGCATATCGCTCGGGCGGCACCACATTTTTGGGAAGAACCGTGCGTCAGCGGCGAAAAAGGCAGCGGCACGGTCTTTTTCTGCGGCTGCAATCTGGGCTGTATTTTTTGCCAGAACGCCGAGATCAGCCGGGGCGCAAATCGGGGAAAAGCGGTGACGAACGAACAGCTGCGGCAGGTTTATTTGGACCTGATCGCGCAGGGCGTGCACAACATCAATTTAGTGACCGCGACCCATTTTACCGGTGCGGTGATCGAATCGCTCAAAGGCGGATTACCGGTGCCGGTGGTTTATAACTGCGGCGGGTATGAGAAAATCGAGACGCTGGAGCGACTTGCGCCGTATATAAACGTATGGATGCCCGATTTGAAGTACACCGATGCGGCACTCGCGGCGCAGTATTCGCATGCGCCGGATTATCCCGAAATCGCAAAAGCGGCGATTTTAAGGATGCACGAACTCGTCGGGGATTACAAATTCGGCGAAGACGGGATGATTCAAAAAGGCGTGATCCTCCGGCATTTGATTTTACCGGGACATTTGGAGAACACCTATCGGGCGATTGATTTTATCGCCGAACATTTTAAACCGGGGCAGGTATTATTTTCGCTGATGGCGCAGTATACGCCGATGCCGAACGGCGGTCCGGACAGAAAATTAACCGCCTCGGAATACGAAGCGGCGCAGGAATATTTATTTCAAAGCGGGATCGAGGACGGTTTTATTCAGGAGCAGGATTGCTCGGGCGAGGAATTTATTCCGGATTTTAAGGAGATGTAA
- a CDS encoding nucleoside-diphosphate sugar epimerase/dehydratase encodes MKKFFKIPGLVVCDLFLCAFTTLFSAVLIFEFNFKAAFTYLTLNTAYLFIWPTVIIFNLIFDCYSNLWRRSGLLDLLRLVGSNACAATIWGILKLFDVVNFSGSIIVLFFILNFMFSAAARLLPRFLQIISSRSVTRAAANRTVIVGSGETGTYLAQYFITNPEKGYLPVAFIDNDPQLKDALICGVKVAGGDNQLPAIIEKFDVHTVMVALPSASREDLRRIYGLVRNTDAALKIYSGVQDYTDKLNANLRNIRIEDLLGRDPVKMKNGEAKAMLSDATVLVTGGAGSIGSELCRQILAAGARRLIVYDFSENGLFYIGNELSERFGNSRFITILGSIRDKSRLKAVFDEYKPQLVFHAAAHKHVPMMEINPLEAVKNNIFGTRNVLAQCIDSGVKKCVLISSDKAVNPSNVMGATKRISELQFMDFNRQNKTEFCAVRFGNVLGSEGSVVPFFAKQIESGGPVTVTDPEIRRYFMTIPEAVSLVLQAGALAKGGEIFVLDMGEPVKIKDLAEDMIRLAGLVPGRDIKLKYIGLRPGEKMFEELSMSAETVDKTTREKIFVLRDNELNPEELKQLLKKLNDAIQSEDPDAAEREIFNFLPTNYRN; translated from the coding sequence ATGAAGAAGTTTTTCAAAATACCCGGGCTCGTTGTCTGCGATCTGTTTCTGTGCGCTTTTACTACACTGTTTTCGGCAGTTTTAATATTTGAATTCAACTTTAAAGCGGCATTCACCTACCTCACATTGAATACCGCTTATCTTTTCATCTGGCCGACCGTAATCATCTTCAATTTAATCTTCGATTGCTACAGCAATTTGTGGCGGCGATCGGGACTGCTTGACCTGCTCCGGCTGGTTGGATCAAACGCCTGTGCGGCCACGATCTGGGGCATATTAAAGCTGTTTGACGTGGTCAATTTCTCCGGCAGTATTATTGTACTATTCTTCATCCTGAACTTTATGTTTTCGGCTGCTGCGCGTCTGTTGCCGCGCTTTTTGCAGATTATCTCCAGCCGCAGTGTAACCAGAGCAGCCGCCAACCGTACGGTGATTGTCGGAAGCGGCGAGACCGGAACCTATCTGGCGCAGTATTTCATCACCAATCCCGAAAAGGGTTATCTGCCGGTGGCATTCATCGACAATGACCCACAGCTCAAAGACGCATTGATCTGCGGTGTCAAAGTCGCGGGCGGCGATAATCAGCTTCCGGCCATCATTGAGAAATTCGACGTACACACCGTAATGGTTGCCCTTCCGTCCGCGAGCCGCGAAGACCTGCGCCGCATTTACGGATTGGTGCGCAATACCGACGCCGCTTTAAAAATTTACAGCGGCGTACAGGATTATACCGATAAGCTCAATGCAAACCTGCGCAATATCCGCATCGAAGACCTTCTCGGGCGCGACCCGGTCAAAATGAAAAACGGTGAGGCAAAAGCCATGCTTTCGGACGCAACGGTGCTCGTTACAGGCGGCGCAGGCAGCATCGGCAGCGAGCTTTGCCGTCAGATTCTGGCGGCGGGTGCAAGACGCCTGATTGTTTACGATTTCAGCGAGAACGGATTATTTTATATCGGCAACGAGCTGTCCGAGCGGTTCGGGAACAGCCGCTTTATCACAATTCTCGGTTCGATCCGCGATAAAAGCCGTCTCAAAGCCGTGTTTGACGAATACAAGCCGCAGCTGGTCTTTCATGCGGCCGCCCATAAACATGTCCCGATGATGGAGATCAACCCGCTCGAGGCCGTGAAAAACAACATCTTCGGCACACGCAACGTGCTGGCGCAGTGTATTGACTCCGGCGTGAAAAAGTGTGTTTTGATTTCCTCCGATAAAGCCGTCAACCCATCCAACGTCATGGGTGCGACCAAACGCATCTCGGAGCTGCAGTTCATGGATTTTAACCGGCAGAACAAGACCGAATTCTGCGCGGTACGCTTCGGCAACGTCCTCGGTTCCGAAGGCAGTGTCGTTCCGTTTTTCGCCAAGCAAATTGAAAGCGGCGGTCCGGTCACAGTCACCGACCCCGAGATTCGCCGCTATTTTATGACGATCCCCGAAGCCGTTTCGTTGGTGCTACAGGCAGGCGCATTGGCAAAAGGCGGCGAGATTTTTGTGTTGGATATGGGCGAACCCGTAAAAATCAAAGATTTAGCGGAAGACATGATCCGGCTGGCGGGATTGGTGCCGGGACGCGACATCAAGCTCAAATACATCGGTCTGCGCCCGGGTGAAAAGATGTTTGAGGAACTCTCGATGTCTGCCGAAACCGTAGACAAAACCACCCGCGAAAAGATTTTCGTACTGCGCGACAACGAACTCAATCCCGAAGAATTAAAACAATTATTGAAAAAATTAAACGACGCAATTCAAAGCGAAGACCCCGACGCCGCCGAGCGCGAGATCTTCAATTTTCTTCCCACAAATTATCGGAACTAA
- a CDS encoding alanine:cation symporter family protein encodes MMSVLQFLSEKIIWGIVPVCALLAVGLWLSVKNRFYNLTGLIHVPKILARQSGKKLSPFEVFSLTTGGKLGVGNIVGVSAAIATGGPGAVFWMGAFSILGSAISYEECRLGAKLGSPPAYMRKLGRRKTAYIFTGLMFLMQAVLMPAIQVNSAAVSLHENFMAPPTYFGAVTGAACAALFLACTLGGEKRLARISARILPPAAIAFMFLCIAIIAVNYQNIPQVFNTIFKGALGIEAVAGGGLGAAASVGVRRGAFSCEAGWGIAPYAAAKAEGTPEEIGLCQSLSVLFDTLFMCTLTGLALLCSGCTTAVGAAGTLLGKGGGLTVSLLVAVFAFTTILTCGFTAAANVSGIKRAIIFVFMAGVMICAGAAAPEVVWTLCDLAGGILCIINMSAVVKLKRLGSKPRNAESDAPICSNRKS; translated from the coding sequence ATGATGTCCGTATTGCAGTTTCTGTCGGAAAAAATCATATGGGGAATCGTACCGGTGTGTGCGTTGTTGGCCGTTGGATTGTGGCTATCGGTCAAGAACCGTTTTTATAACCTCACCGGTCTGATACATGTGCCGAAAATTCTGGCCCGCCAAAGCGGCAAAAAGCTCTCTCCGTTCGAGGTGTTCTCACTCACGACCGGCGGCAAACTCGGTGTCGGCAATATCGTCGGGGTCTCAGCGGCAATTGCGACGGGCGGACCCGGTGCGGTGTTTTGGATGGGTGCGTTTTCGATACTTGGGAGTGCCATCAGTTATGAGGAGTGCCGGTTGGGCGCAAAACTCGGAAGCCCGCCTGCTTATATGCGCAAGCTGGGCCGCCGGAAAACCGCTTATATTTTTACAGGACTGATGTTTTTAATGCAGGCCGTTTTAATGCCCGCCATTCAGGTCAATTCCGCCGCCGTATCTCTTCACGAAAATTTCATGGCCCCTCCCACGTATTTCGGCGCGGTGACGGGCGCGGCCTGCGCGGCACTGTTTTTGGCCTGTACACTGGGCGGCGAAAAACGACTGGCGCGCATCAGTGCAAGAATCCTGCCTCCGGCGGCAATCGCATTTATGTTTCTCTGCATTGCAATCATCGCAGTGAATTATCAAAACATCCCGCAGGTCTTCAACACGATTTTTAAAGGCGCACTCGGAATCGAGGCAGTCGCGGGAGGCGGATTAGGCGCAGCGGCATCGGTCGGTGTGCGTCGCGGTGCATTCAGCTGCGAAGCCGGGTGGGGCATCGCGCCCTATGCAGCGGCAAAAGCCGAAGGCACACCCGAAGAAATCGGGCTGTGCCAGTCGCTCTCGGTGCTGTTTGACACGCTTTTTATGTGCACGCTGACCGGGCTTGCGCTGTTGTGTTCGGGGTGCACCACCGCCGTCGGCGCGGCGGGGACGCTGCTCGGTAAAGGCGGGGGGCTGACGGTATCTCTTCTTGTGGCAGTATTTGCCTTTACAACGATTTTAACCTGTGGTTTCACTGCCGCAGCAAACGTCTCCGGTATAAAACGAGCCATCATTTTTGTCTTCATGGCAGGCGTGATGATCTGTGCGGGAGCCGCCGCCCCCGAAGTCGTCTGGACGTTGTGCGACCTGGCCGGGGGAATCCTTTGCATCATCAATATGTCGGCAGTGGTAAAATTAAAAAGGTTGGGCTCTAAACCACGGAATGCAGAATCGGATGCCCCTATCTGCTCCAACCGCAAATCTTGA
- the ruvX gene encoding Holliday junction resolvase RuvX, whose protein sequence is MKIIAFDLGKARTGVAVSDPGEILASPAEVIAKSDAAAVLEAAIQCVAKYGAGLAVVGLPLRDTGGDGELAPWARDFAKSLGERCNIEVRLYDERYTTAAAHVYYNEAGKHGSQKRRQTIDAAAAAVILQNFLDLRKNAGKINRIL, encoded by the coding sequence ATGAAAATTATTGCGTTCGATCTCGGAAAAGCCCGTACCGGCGTCGCTGTCAGCGATCCCGGCGAAATTTTGGCCAGCCCTGCGGAGGTGATCGCCAAAAGCGACGCCGCTGCCGTGCTTGAAGCCGCTATACAATGTGTTGCCAAATATGGTGCGGGATTGGCCGTGGTCGGCCTGCCTTTGCGCGATACCGGCGGCGATGGCGAACTCGCCCCTTGGGCGCGGGATTTCGCCAAATCCCTCGGTGAACGGTGCAATATCGAAGTGCGTCTTTATGACGAGCGTTACACGACTGCTGCCGCGCACGTCTATTACAACGAAGCCGGAAAACACGGGTCTCAAAAACGCCGGCAGACCATCGACGCCGCCGCAGCCGCCGTGATTTTGCAGAATTTCCTCGACTTGCGAAAAAACGCGGGGAAAATAAATAGAATCTTATAA
- the deoC gene encoding deoxyribose-phosphate aldolase yields the protein MRPLNTYIDHTALKPTTTHAAIEKLCAEAKQYQFASVCVNPCYVPLCKKLLTGSGVAVCTVIGFPLGANTTDIKVAEAKKAIADGADELDMVINSAALIDGDNDYVRGEIKAIVGCAGGRVVKVIIETGLLDDEQKVRATKLCCEAGASFVKTCTGMTQGAATVEDVKLIKANITGNVKIKASGGIRTKVDAVALIEAGADRIGASAGIAIVEG from the coding sequence ATGCGACCGTTAAACACTTACATTGACCACACCGCGTTGAAACCGACCACCACACATGCGGCGATTGAAAAACTCTGCGCCGAGGCCAAACAATATCAGTTCGCTTCGGTCTGCGTCAATCCCTGCTACGTTCCGCTGTGCAAAAAACTGCTCACCGGCAGCGGCGTTGCGGTTTGTACCGTGATCGGATTCCCGCTGGGCGCCAACACCACCGATATCAAAGTCGCCGAAGCGAAAAAAGCCATCGCGGACGGCGCGGATGAACTTGACATGGTCATCAACTCGGCGGCGCTGATTGACGGCGACAACGACTATGTGCGCGGCGAGATCAAGGCCATCGTCGGCTGCGCGGGCGGTCGGGTCGTCAAAGTCATCATCGAGACAGGCCTGCTCGACGACGAACAGAAAGTGCGCGCCACCAAGCTCTGCTGCGAGGCGGGCGCGTCGTTCGTCAAAACCTGCACCGGAATGACGCAGGGCGCGGCGACGGTTGAGGATGTGAAACTGATCAAAGCGAACATCACCGGAAACGTTAAAATTAAGGCGTCCGGCGGCATTCGCACCAAGGTCGATGCTGTGGCGCTGATCGAGGCCGGAGCCGACCGGATCGGCGCTTCGGCGGGCATCGCGATTGTAGAAGGGTAA
- the malQ gene encoding 4-alpha-glucanotransferase: MLERSSGVLMPVFSLWGEYGCGDFGPSAREFVDFLEAGGFSWWQVLPFCMTDRFYSPYKSPAAFGGNPYFISLDILCAKGLLGVEEAEYARQNSPWRCEYERLGKERLALLRLAASRVQTEDEKARDAFLAAHPQVAKVAEFMALRDANQLSDGSYPVWNKWKVSEPRKEDLKFWRFVQSEFFMQWADLKAYANKRGVKILGDLPIYVDHDSCDVWANQKQFLLKSDGNPKCIAGVPPDYFAKDGQLWKNPLYDWDSMKKDGFAWWSERIAHSADLFDGLRFDHFRGFASYWSIPAGAETAREGKWMKGPGLEFVQKMEQAAGECRLIAEDLGDLGEDVEKLLAASGFPGMRVLQFAFLGDKKSPHLPHNYIQNCIAYTGTHDNNTLLGFMWEQDPQNRNHIMDYFEIPRDDWDNHYDTILREMCQSCAGVVIFPIQDLLHYGADTRVNVPGVEGGDNWFCRFTRDQVLELSPAKYFEWNDLYGRLAEKPAEAKTE, from the coding sequence ATGTTGGAACGCAGCAGCGGCGTTTTGATGCCCGTGTTTTCCCTGTGGGGCGAATACGGCTGCGGGGATTTCGGGCCGTCGGCCCGTGAATTCGTGGACTTTTTGGAAGCCGGCGGGTTTTCCTGGTGGCAGGTGCTGCCGTTTTGCATGACCGACCGATTCTATTCGCCTTATAAATCCCCGGCGGCGTTTGGCGGAAATCCGTATTTCATCAGTTTGGACATTCTTTGCGCAAAAGGGCTTCTGGGCGTTGAGGAGGCCGAATATGCGCGGCAAAACAGCCCGTGGCGCTGCGAATACGAGCGGCTCGGAAAAGAACGCCTTGCGCTGCTGCGGCTAGCGGCTTCCCGCGTGCAAACAGAAGACGAAAAAGCACGGGATGCGTTTTTAGCCGCACATCCGCAGGTGGCGAAAGTCGCCGAGTTCATGGCGCTGCGCGATGCGAATCAGCTTTCCGACGGCAGTTATCCGGTTTGGAATAAGTGGAAAGTCAGCGAACCGCGCAAAGAGGATTTGAAATTCTGGCGGTTTGTGCAGAGCGAATTTTTTATGCAGTGGGCCGATCTGAAGGCCTACGCCAACAAGCGCGGTGTAAAAATTCTGGGCGACCTGCCGATCTACGTCGACCATGACAGCTGCGACGTCTGGGCCAACCAAAAACAGTTTCTGCTCAAATCCGACGGCAACCCGAAATGTATTGCGGGGGTTCCGCCGGACTATTTCGCCAAAGACGGGCAGCTGTGGAAAAACCCGCTCTACGACTGGGACAGCATGAAAAAAGACGGCTTCGCCTGGTGGTCGGAGCGCATCGCCCACTCGGCGGACTTGTTCGACGGACTACGGTTCGATCATTTCCGGGGATTTGCGTCGTATTGGAGCATTCCCGCCGGCGCCGAGACCGCCCGTGAGGGCAAATGGATGAAAGGCCCGGGGTTGGAATTCGTTCAAAAAATGGAACAGGCGGCCGGGGAATGCCGATTGATTGCCGAGGATTTGGGCGATTTGGGCGAAGACGTCGAAAAATTGCTTGCGGCGTCGGGATTTCCGGGTATGCGGGTATTGCAGTTCGCCTTTTTGGGCGATAAGAAATCGCCCCATCTGCCGCATAACTATATTCAAAACTGCATCGCTTACACCGGTACCCACGACAACAACACGCTGCTCGGGTTTATGTGGGAACAGGATCCGCAGAATCGAAATCATATCATGGACTATTTCGAGATCCCGCGCGACGACTGGGACAACCACTACGACACGATTTTACGCGAAATGTGCCAATCCTGCGCCGGCGTCGTGATTTTCCCGATTCAGGATTTACTGCATTACGGTGCCGATACCCGCGTCAACGTGCCGGGCGTCGAAGGCGGAGACAACTGGTTCTGCCGCTTCACCCGCGATCAGGTCTTGGAGCTTTCGCCTGCGAAATATTTCGAGTGGAACGATTTATACGGGCGGCTGGCTGAAAAACCCGCCGAAGCAAAAACAGAATAA
- the argC gene encoding N-acetyl-gamma-glutamyl-phosphate reductase — MMGKGKTKIFIDGSVGTTGLRIVERLSKRADLELILLSEAERKDAASRKKALNSADAAFLCLPDAAAIEAVGMIENPNTVVLDTSTAHRTAAGWTYGFPELSDQLRSELKMTKRIAVPGCYPSGFLALVKPLIDVGILSKDAHLSCHAVTGYSGGGKKMIAQYETEENAFLKAPREYGLSQGHKHLPEMKIISGLTNAPVFCPIVSNFYSGMLVTVPLFVSDLQKGASIETIKNLYSEKYAGPVVGYTENNEDGFLSAAGLSGKDGMEVSVFGNGEQIILTARYDNLGKGASGAAIQCLNILLGKDETEGLEI; from the coding sequence ATGATGGGGAAGGGTAAGACCAAAATTTTTATCGACGGCAGCGTCGGAACGACCGGACTGCGGATCGTCGAGCGGCTTTCCAAAAGAGCCGATCTCGAGCTGATTTTGCTGTCGGAAGCCGAGAGAAAAGACGCGGCGAGCCGGAAAAAGGCGTTGAACAGCGCCGATGCGGCTTTTTTGTGCCTGCCCGACGCCGCGGCGATTGAAGCGGTCGGCATGATCGAAAACCCGAATACCGTCGTACTCGACACTTCGACCGCACACCGCACCGCCGCCGGATGGACTTACGGATTCCCCGAATTGTCGGATCAGCTGCGAAGCGAATTGAAAATGACCAAGCGGATCGCAGTTCCGGGTTGTTATCCCAGCGGGTTTTTAGCACTGGTCAAGCCGTTAATCGATGTGGGAATTTTATCGAAAGACGCGCATCTTTCCTGCCACGCGGTCACCGGATACAGCGGCGGCGGTAAAAAGATGATCGCGCAATATGAGACCGAAGAAAACGCGTTTTTAAAAGCACCGCGCGAATACGGGCTATCGCAGGGTCATAAACACCTGCCCGAGATGAAGATCATTTCCGGATTAACTAACGCACCGGTGTTCTGCCCGATTGTATCAAACTTTTACAGCGGAATGCTGGTCACGGTGCCGCTGTTTGTCTCCGATCTGCAAAAGGGTGCAAGCATTGAGACCATTAAAAATCTCTATTCCGAAAAATACGCCGGGCCGGTGGTCGGATACACCGAAAACAATGAAGACGGGTTTTTATCGGCGGCGGGGCTATCGGGGAAAGACGGTATGGAGGTCTCGGTGTTCGGAAACGGCGAGCAGATCATTTTGACCGCGCGATATGACAATCTCGGCAAAGGCGCATCGGGCGCGGCGATTCAATGTTTGAACATTTTACTCGGAAAAGATGAAACGGAAGGGTTAGAAATTTGA
- the argJ gene encoding bifunctional glutamate N-acetyltransferase/amino-acid acetyltransferase ArgJ produces MKQDIIKIIDGGVCAAKGFLAGGIHCGIRKNKSKRDLALIFSEVKASAASVYTTNLVKGAPLVVTKAHLSDGMAQAILCNSGNANTCNADGIEIAEKMSDLLADALKINPSDVVVASTGVIGQPLPIEPIQNGIPALVNSLGNNSEQAAEGIMTTDTKLKQIAVSFTIGGKECKIGGIAKGSGMIHPDMATMLVFITTDCAVSSAMLQKALSSDIQSTFNMVSVDGDTSTNDMVTILANGMAGNPEITEAGADFEIFMKALNTVTVYLCKHIAGDGEGATKLIECVVSGAKDEKNAKTAAKAVICSSLTKAAMFGADANWGRVLCALGYSKADIDVNKVEVAFYSKAGTITVCKNGAGVDFSEETAKKILLENEVTIDIDLHDGQGAATAWGCDLTYDYVKINGDYRT; encoded by the coding sequence ATGAAGCAAGATATAATTAAAATCATTGACGGCGGGGTCTGTGCGGCAAAGGGTTTTTTAGCCGGCGGCATCCACTGCGGGATTCGGAAAAATAAGAGCAAGCGGGATTTGGCGCTGATTTTCAGCGAGGTCAAGGCGAGTGCGGCTTCGGTTTATACCACCAATTTGGTCAAAGGTGCACCACTGGTTGTGACCAAAGCGCATCTCTCGGACGGTATGGCGCAGGCGATACTCTGTAACAGCGGAAACGCCAACACCTGCAACGCCGACGGTATCGAGATCGCCGAAAAGATGAGCGATCTGCTGGCAGACGCTTTAAAAATAAATCCGTCGGACGTGGTCGTCGCCTCGACCGGCGTGATCGGGCAGCCGCTGCCCATCGAGCCGATTCAAAACGGTATTCCGGCGCTGGTGAATTCACTCGGCAACAACAGCGAACAGGCCGCAGAGGGCATTATGACCACCGATACGAAATTAAAACAGATTGCGGTCAGCTTTACAATCGGCGGGAAAGAATGCAAAATCGGCGGTATCGCCAAGGGTTCGGGCATGATTCATCCCGACATGGCGACGATGCTGGTTTTTATCACGACCGACTGTGCGGTTTCGAGCGCGATGCTGCAAAAAGCGCTCTCCAGCGATATCCAGAGCACGTTTAACATGGTCAGCGTCGACGGCGACACTTCGACCAACGACATGGTCACGATTCTGGCCAACGGCATGGCGGGCAATCCGGAGATCACCGAAGCGGGTGCGGATTTCGAGATTTTTATGAAAGCGTTGAACACCGTAACGGTTTATTTATGCAAACACATCGCGGGCGACGGCGAGGGTGCAACTAAGCTGATTGAGTGCGTTGTCTCCGGCGCAAAAGACGAGAAGAACGCGAAAACCGCGGCGAAAGCGGTGATCTGCTCCTCGCTGACCAAAGCAGCGATGTTCGGGGCGGACGCGAACTGGGGACGGGTGCTTTGTGCGCTCGGATACAGCAAGGCTGATATCGATGTGAATAAAGTCGAAGTGGCGTTTTACTCGAAAGCCGGAACAATCACGGTCTGCAAAAACGGCGCGGGCGTGGATTTTTCCGAAGAAACCGCGAAAAAGATTTTACTTGAAAACGAAGTTACAATAGACATCGACTTACATGACGGTCAGGGTGCGGCGACTGCGTGGGGCTGCGATTTGACTTATGATTACGTTAAAATCAACGGCGATTACAGGACTTGA
- the argB gene encoding acetylglutamate kinase encodes MDISNAERASILVHALPYIQKYNNKIVVVKYGGNAMINEELKDSVMQDIVLMSLIGVKVVLVHGGGPEITEVLSKMGKKSEFVDGLRVTDKETVEVAQMVLAGKINKNLVHLIENKNGQAIGLSGIDGHMIEAEMKDERLGFVGTITNVNVKPILDVLEKGYIPVISTIGCDKKGNVYNINADTAAAKIAGALEAESLISMTDTSGILKDKDDPSTLIHKITLDEAEALVADGTICGGMIPKVECCTDAIKWGVKKVFIIDGRIPHAILIETLTDEGIGTMFKVKF; translated from the coding sequence ATGGATATTTCAAACGCCGAGCGGGCCAGCATTCTGGTGCACGCACTGCCGTATATTCAGAAATACAACAACAAGATTGTCGTGGTTAAATACGGCGGAAACGCCATGATCAACGAGGAACTCAAGGACTCGGTGATGCAGGATATCGTGCTGATGTCACTGATCGGCGTCAAGGTCGTGCTGGTGCACGGCGGCGGCCCCGAAATCACCGAAGTGCTTTCAAAAATGGGCAAAAAGAGCGAATTTGTCGACGGCTTGCGGGTTACCGACAAGGAGACCGTCGAAGTCGCCCAGATGGTGCTTGCGGGCAAAATTAACAAAAATCTTGTACATTTGATCGAAAACAAGAACGGGCAGGCCATCGGACTTTCGGGCATCGACGGGCATATGATTGAGGCCGAGATGAAGGATGAGCGGCTCGGATTCGTCGGCACAATCACCAACGTCAACGTCAAGCCGATTCTCGATGTGCTCGAAAAGGGGTATATCCCGGTGATTTCAACCATTGGGTGCGATAAAAAGGGCAATGTCTACAACATCAACGCCGACACCGCCGCCGCGAAAATCGCCGGAGCGCTCGAGGCCGAGAGTTTGATTTCGATGACCGACACCAGCGGTATTTTGAAAGATAAAGACGACCCTTCGACGTTGATTCATAAAATCACGCTTGATGAAGCCGAAGCGCTGGTCGCCGACGGTACGATCTGCGGCGGCATGATTCCGAAAGTCGAGTGCTGCACCGACGCCATCAAGTGGGGCGTGAAAAAGGTGTTCATCATTGACGGGCGTATCCCGCATGCGATTTTGATTGAGACATTGACCGATGAAGGAATAGGAACAATGTTCAAGGTGAAGTTTTAA